cccatctttcgatgccacattttTGTTCTTTTTCGGTCGCTTTGGCTTTTGTCACAAAACATTGCTTCTGATGATCTGTTGTTGTTGCGACACTTATATCAAGAATATACAAGTCATTTTCTTGTGGAGCTCGCAACAGCACCATATCCTTAGGAATTTTAAAACCAGGTTTTAACACAAGACATTCATTTTTAGCGAAATGTACGGTAAAAGACTTGTCACAAATCTGTGAGATACTCAACATATTGTTTTCAAGTTCTATTATGTAGTTCACTTTAATAAACGATATAACTCCATTCGTCAGAGTTCATTGACCAACAATCCTTCCACCCTGATTCCCAGCAAATCCCACATATCCTCCGTTGAGAGATTTGACGTCATAGAGCAATGCTAGCATTCCGGTCATGTGCCTTGAAGCTCCACTGTCCATGATCCATTTCGAGATAAATGACTTCGGCAGCTCCTGCAACCATCAAAgcaatttattcaaacaatgatgCCCATGATTTCTTTACATTCAGAACATTCCCAAACACAAGATCGCAATCCACTTCAACTTTCGGAATACTAAAAATGACATTTGGGACAACAGGTTTGACTTTTGATTTTAAATCTTCCTTTTTAATTGGTGGAAACTCTTCAAGTAGCATATCAAGTTCAAATTCAAGTTTATCCACATCATTTTCAAAGACTTTTGgttcatttttcaaaacattctCCATCTTTTTCTCTTCAACTGATGATTTTGGTTTCACCACCCAAGATTGATTCTCAGAAACTTTCGTTTTTGGATAAATCTTTGAAGTCTTTTGGACTTTCGAAGATTTGCCAACCTCAAAAGTTGATTTCGGCTTTTCTTCCGACTTCAGAGATTCACCTCTCTTCAAAATACGAACCGGTGAAATCATTGGTTTTTTACCCTTGTTATCAGTTGGAGTTTTAGATTTTGGTTTTTGCAAAACAGGTTTTTCAAGCTTTTTCATGCATTGCTTGGCCATGTGACCAATTTCATTGCAGCGATAACAAATCCTTTTatcatattcgacaaaagttgatttgtAGGTCTCTTCTCTTAACTTCTTCGCTGCATTGAAATCATCAATGGCTTTTGACTGAAAATGTACTCTTTTCCTCAACAGTACTCGTACCAGCGACAAACACCTCTCCTAACCTTTCCTTTGGTTTAACCTCATTTTTTGCCATCTTCTTTTCAAAACCAACAccattgtttttcaaatttttaccctGTCTTTTGTTCTGACCATGATTACCCACCGAACCTTTCTTTCCAGAGTTGTTAGGTTGTTGAGTTCCaaaagatttttttaggttttgaaaagaatGTGTTGTTGTTAACTTCTGAAATTTCAATCTCGACCAAGTTAAACACCTTTTCGACATTCTCAATTCTTGCATTTTGGAGCGGATACTCAAAATCAgagtaaagtttgtcagttccaaccATTGTGTAAACCACAATGATTGAATCATCATTCGTGACTTTGTCTGATTTTGGTATAAATCTGTCTAAGAAGTTACCATCTTCTTCAGAATCAGAAATTGAATTCTCAGAATGAGTTTTCATAATCTCAGGCTCCGAGTTATCATTctcttcgtctaacacttggtcaaCAACATTCTTGATTACCTGTGACTCATTGTCAGTGTCAGAcggagagaatgtaacatcaatactcTCAGGCAATTCATTCTCAATTGTTCTCAGTTTGAGGttcaaagcagcttccaccccatctagATATTTCTgagtgtaatgattccacattgggggtggaacactgttaAAGACAGGTGTTACATCTGGTTGTTGCGGGACAATCTGCTCAATCACATATGAAGATGCAATATAACTCATCACTTTTTATCAATTCTTTCATTCTCTATTTTTGTTAACTCTAAATCCTTTTTTAATGAAGCAATCGTGTCCAAATGAAAGTTGATTTCTTTTTGTTTATAAAAATTTGTTGATTTTAACAATCTTGTGGCTTTATCGTTTTCAAGACTCTCGTTTTGAATCATTTTGATAGATCTAGCCAACTtgtcataagcttcttttacTTCGTTTAGATCAAATTTAATCGCATCAGTGTattgtttcaattcctgaaactttttgtctttttcaagacattccatgcatggttttgaaaagtttttgcATGAAGTTTCAGACACTAAAtcaatcttttcaacaatcttttcctTTTGATCAATTTTAACATCCTGTTTACCGACACCGTCAGACTCTGACTCAAACACTCCTTCTGATTTGATCTCCTGACTTTCGGATTTCCCGTCAGACTCCTTTTGACCTAACTCTGTTTTGACCGACTCAGTATCAACAGACTCTGGTTTTACAGActctgtgtctacctctttcagcTTTGCCATTAAAACTTTGTCAGCAATCTCTTCTAGTGTTTCTTCAGTTATTTCTTTGGAGACATCAATTATTTCTTCAACCGGAGCCTTCTCAACATCATACTGTGGGCAAGATCCTGTTGTTGGCTCACTgaaataacctgcaaaagaattaaacacattaggaggcATAATTGATTTTAAAGAACTAGCTAAAACCTCCTGTTCGGACTGATAATAGTAAACTTCTGCAGCAATTTCTTCGAGATCAACCGAACTTTCTTCAGATACATCTTCACTAATAACCTCTGTTTCAACAACACTCTCTGGAACCTCTACAATCTTAGCCATCATAGCTCTACCTTCACTGCCCGGGATATACTTGTATTAACTGAACCCTTCAGCTaccttctcatcatcttggttGACAATATGAGCTTTTTCCGGCTTATTTTCAATCTGAGGTCTTTGAACGACAGGTTGTTGATTTGTCTTGTGATAGATCGCATGTCTGTAGTAATCGTTGGTGAAAGGATTCTGATGGTTATTGACCTCTCTATTCCGACActccctcttaaaatgacccttCTCTTTACACCTGAAACAAGTTACTTTGGACTTATCAAAACCAAGCTTTTGATCCGGACATGACAAACTGTTTCGGCCCGTAATTTCCATAAACCTTTGGGCTCTTCTAACCAAACTAGCCATTCCCCATTTTATGTCAATCAGCTCTAACTCCTCTGGATCGATTTGATCATAATACTCCTTTGTTATGTCTGGATTACCGATCCTCCCAGCTACCAAACTCTCATATGACTCAAGAACGGAAGCTAACAGTGCATGTGTTGCTTTGCAGCTGCTTCTGTAAACTCTTGTCCATTTTTTATGTTTACAGCAATGTTACACTGTATCCCAGAACCATAACCCTGATTGTTCGAGCTTGAAGAGCTTTGTGGAGTCACTTGTTCGGGAGCTTTGGGATTCGGCTCATAACTTGCAAACGGTGAAGGCTTGTTGTTGCTTGGTGTACTAGACGAAGCACCAGATATTGAATCTGCACTGAACATTGTTTGAATCTTCGGGCTTAGATTCGTTGTTGCCGGAGAACTGCCTTTGTAATATAGCGAAACATCCTGTTGAACATTTGCAGAATTCATCTATTTAATCTTTGTTAACTCTAACTCATGTGCTTCGATCTTCTCAATGAACGCACTAAGGTTCAAATTAACATAATCTGAATTGTTCTTCAACACCAGCAAATAAGTACCCCACTCATCGTACGGCAATGTATCTGCCAATTTATCGATCCACTCCTCATTAGTCTTGGTTATTTCCAATCTCTACATCTCCACAACTAGAtggcagtatctttcaatcaattGTTTTGTAGTTTCACTTTTCATACCAGTGAAGATGTCAAATTGTTTCTTTATCAAAGCCTTTTTTCTTTTGATCATAGACACACTCCCTTGAAACTTTACTTGCAGCGACTGCCAAATAGATTGTGAATTATCCTCATGCTGCAACAACACCAAGATATCCTCTTTAATCGCCTGTTGAAgaatactcatcatcttcttttctgCCTTAAAATCTTCTTTTTCAGCTTGTGTCAAATTGCCAATCGACTTCTCAAGACCCAAACCACCTTTAGGAAGAACATATTTCGATTCGATCTTCATCCAGCACTCAAAGTGGTTTGCTTGAACCCATGTCTTAAACCTTCCAGACCAACCCGAATACTCATCGATATTCATCAGTAGAGGTGGTTTCTGCATCGTCCCTAACTCATTCTCCATATTGACGTTTTGTACTATACTGGCTGGGTTTTGTGCTGCTGCCATCCCACCGCCAGcaaaaaagttataaaaatcttgattGTCCATTTTAAGAAATCAGTTTACtgaaaaaaattttaaattttgaaaacagAACTTTTCAAACGTAATTATGTTCACACGAGATTAGACTTCAAACGAACTTACGTACAGAATggactttcaaacgaaatcagaccCTTCACACGGAATTAGTTTCAAGCGAGATTacttttcacacgaaattaccaCTTCAAACGAAAACAGGTGCCATTTTGAAACGATATTAGTATTTCCGTGCGAAATTAGCCAAACTGAATgaatttttcaagcgaaattatgtggttcgttcaaacgaaattacttgtttggcccatttttgttacttttacctcgaattttgatctgaaactctcaagggtttgttaaaacactgttttaccCACAATATCAgaaaatcagtccattttgtccggtAAATTGTCCAGAAGTCCAAAAAAGTGTAGAAAAGGCACTGATTCAAGTGTATTggctcataactggctctgataccaattgtaggatcgttttgacgatcaagtgagtcaatcagaggcaatacacaactgtttgagtggcggaaacaaacaaacaactttgAATCAGTAAGAATTGAGTAGAAAACAGAGAATTCACTTTAAAAGAGTCTTCTCATTCAAATATCAACGTGATTACACAGTGGaattttggcagcacttcgtgacaaGTTTCCTaattccgtgccaaatgagaaGACAACACATAAATATATAGGCtatctaattccgcacgaaattagacGTGacagttcatgcggaattacattaagtaattccgtgcggaattaggtaAACACtacttcatgcgaaattacataaAGACCCTTAACTTTACAGATTTGACACTTTAGACCCTATACATTATGACCTAGACTTAAGACGAAGGCTTTAGACATCATGCACCAAcacgaacggtcagccgtccgacagctgtccgaccctccaacacttgttttccgttttacacgttgcttatcgttatactatcaaactattcaggctaaccctactctcaagcgctcccttcaatccattaatcgctgtgagtatactcgatccctttttgctttcagcacttttgggtgttacatacgttacttatacaaaatcacatcgaacacactacgcaacaatttaaacgctaaccgttactgcatgtattgcgtga
The sequence above is drawn from the Helianthus annuus cultivar XRQ/B chromosome 12, HanXRQr2.0-SUNRISE, whole genome shotgun sequence genome and encodes:
- the LOC110893090 gene encoding uncharacterized protein LOC110893090, with the translated sequence MAKIVEVPESVVETEVISEDVSEESSVDLEEIAAEVYYYQSEQEVLASSLKSIMPPNVFNSFAGYFSEPTTGSCPQYDVEKAPVEEIIDVSKEITEETLEEIADKVLMAKLKEVDTESVKPESVDTESVKTELGQKESDGKSESQEIKSEGVFESESDGVGKQDVKIDQKEKIIVPQQPDVTPVFNSVPPPMWNHYTQKYLDGVEAALNLKLRTIENELPESIDVTFSPSDTDNESQVIKNVVDQVLDEENDNSEPEIMKTHSENSISDSEEDGNFLDRFIPKSDKVTNDDSIIVVYTMVGTDKLYSDFEYPLQNARIENVEKSKAIDDFNAAKKLREETYKSTFVEYDKRICYRCNEIGHMAKQCMKKLEKPVLQKPKSKTPTDNKGKKPMISPVRILKRGESLKSEEKPKSTFEVGKSSKVQKTSKIYPKTKVSENQSWVVKPKSSVEEKKMENVLKNEPKVFENDVDKLEFELDMLLEEFPPIKKEDLKSKVKPVVPNVIFSIPKVEVDCDLVFGNVLNELPKSFISKWIMDSGASRHMTGMLALLYDVKSLNGGYVGFAGNQGGRIVGQ